In Dyadobacter sp. NIV53, a single window of DNA contains:
- a CDS encoding toll/interleukin-1 receptor domain-containing protein, which yields MQLLKINNDDIFISYCRSDATTYTDGLANELTKKGFSCFTDALGTDAGKDLPVSLINKLKGCTMLVVVGSPDTARSVPVANEIELFAKEKGTTSIILIDFNETIPTAPWQHFVTGLRREKEQPANLISGDPSPSIVNRIEKAFSYRKSKDRLRLYTLSAAITLGILILAIAGAAFVANDQFKKAAEATANANKATKLASAETAKANKALGRAALADSSAREAEKNRKIAESEFRRASRLAATATAAAQKQQKIATAFQYANESQVMLQNPELLTKSVEKAVQSAEIDYSVGERSIITDAALRSSLAMLPEFKSRKTYSEPVLLTTDGKPITEKLSDSTRQFFNAGERMPFLR from the coding sequence ATGCAGTTGCTCAAAATAAATAATGACGATATATTTATTTCCTATTGCCGGTCGGACGCCACTACTTATACAGACGGATTAGCAAATGAATTAACTAAAAAAGGCTTTTCCTGTTTTACTGATGCATTAGGAACCGATGCCGGCAAAGATCTTCCGGTGAGCCTTATCAATAAACTTAAAGGCTGTACTATGCTCGTTGTGGTAGGGTCGCCGGATACTGCCCGATCCGTGCCCGTAGCCAATGAAATAGAGCTTTTTGCAAAGGAAAAAGGAACCACTTCTATTATTCTCATAGATTTTAATGAAACGATTCCTACTGCACCCTGGCAGCATTTTGTAACAGGCTTGCGCCGCGAAAAAGAACAGCCTGCCAACCTGATAAGCGGTGATCCGTCTCCTTCCATAGTAAACCGGATCGAGAAAGCATTTTCGTACCGGAAGAGCAAAGACAGGCTCCGGCTCTACACACTTAGTGCAGCAATAACGCTGGGAATTTTGATACTAGCCATTGCGGGAGCTGCTTTTGTTGCGAACGATCAGTTTAAAAAAGCTGCTGAGGCCACTGCTAACGCAAACAAAGCAACAAAACTGGCAAGTGCGGAAACAGCAAAAGCAAACAAGGCATTAGGCCGGGCAGCGCTGGCGGATTCAAGCGCGAGGGAAGCAGAAAAAAACAGAAAAATTGCTGAATCAGAATTTCGACGGGCTTCCCGATTGGCAGCAACGGCAACGGCTGCGGCACAAAAGCAGCAAAAAATTGCCACCGCATTTCAGTATGCGAATGAGTCACAGGTGATGCTTCAAAACCCGGAACTTTTAACCAAAAGCGTAGAAAAAGCAGTCCAGTCTGCGGAAATAGATTATTCTGTCGGAGAGCGTTCGATTATTACGGATGCAGCACTTCGTTCGTCACTGGCAATGTTACCTGAATTCAAAAGCCGTAAGACTTACAGTGAACCTGTTTTACTCACCACGGATGGCAAACCAATCACAGAAAAACTTTCAGATTCTACCAGGCAATTTTTTAATGCTGGTGAAAGAATGCCTTTTTTAAGGTAA
- a CDS encoding cupin domain-containing protein: MASSVNLVASSIKKFRVEKGFIVSSGKDRFDKSISLFEGDTFFTKVSTKDTDGDIFVFESSRIKEGGPSHHLHFDQDEWWYVVSGQFLIKVGDVTYQAKAGDSVFGPRLVPHSFAKVGEGEGKLLMFFQPAGKMEDMFKKISEGYTKGFSEEQQDKFREEHGLKRVGPPITNFKKW; this comes from the coding sequence ATGGCATCATCTGTAAATCTGGTAGCCAGTTCTATTAAAAAATTCAGAGTAGAAAAGGGTTTCATTGTTAGTTCCGGAAAGGATCGGTTTGACAAAAGTATCAGTCTTTTTGAGGGAGATACATTTTTTACCAAAGTATCCACCAAAGACACTGATGGAGATATTTTTGTGTTTGAATCTAGCAGGATAAAGGAAGGAGGTCCGTCTCATCACCTGCATTTTGATCAGGATGAATGGTGGTATGTAGTTTCCGGGCAGTTCCTGATCAAGGTTGGAGATGTGACCTATCAGGCAAAGGCAGGAGATAGCGTTTTTGGGCCAAGACTAGTTCCGCACAGTTTTGCAAAAGTAGGAGAGGGCGAAGGGAAATTATTGATGTTTTTCCAGCCTGCCGGCAAAATGGAAGATATGTTCAAAAAGATCAGTGAAGGTTACACAAAGGGATTCTCCGAAGAACAACAGGATAAATTCCGTGAAGAGCATGGCCTCAAACGGGTTGGGCCACCAATAACGAACTTCAAAAAATGGTAA
- a CDS encoding lipocalin-like domain-containing protein: protein MKTIFQFVILATIAISCVQKTEENSTKKTSLPIVGTWKLITGTTIEKGDTVVAYYNKNVSFVKIINDTHFAFLNHDLKKGKDYSVMYSSGGGTYSLSDSLYTEHLEYCSDREWEGNDFKFTIAIKDDTLIQTGVEKVESAGINRLNIEKYVRLKK from the coding sequence ATGAAAACAATATTCCAATTCGTGATACTGGCAACTATCGCTATTTCCTGCGTACAGAAAACCGAAGAAAATTCCACAAAAAAAACTTCGCTGCCCATTGTTGGTACATGGAAATTGATTACAGGAACCACCATTGAAAAAGGCGATACGGTGGTCGCATATTATAATAAAAATGTATCTTTTGTTAAGATCATTAACGATACCCATTTTGCTTTTTTGAATCATGACCTGAAAAAGGGAAAGGATTATTCGGTGATGTATTCATCCGGTGGAGGCACGTATTCATTAAGCGATAGTTTGTACACCGAACATCTTGAATATTGCAGCGACAGGGAATGGGAGGGGAATGATTTCAAATTTACCATTGCAATAAAAGACGACACGCTGATCCAGACCGGCGTGGAAAAAGTGGAAAGCGCCGGAATAAACAGGCTTAATATTGAGAAATATGTGAGGCTGAAAAAGTAG
- a CDS encoding SRPBCC domain-containing protein produces the protein MDENQKTHNIELDQDFQVSVEELFKAWTEADHLKEWWHPMDDSLEDVKNELQEGGAVEYHFAGRKFDVKGNYKEVKPNEKLVYTWDWEFEENLKNESFVLTITFESNESGSRLHVKQEGFRDEQAVGPHEEAWKKGLEDLKAHLEKSSSSVSDSVKSDEGMNDRSGGYNELPEQAKVGGA, from the coding sequence ATGGACGAAAATCAAAAAACACATAACATCGAGCTTGATCAGGATTTTCAGGTTTCTGTCGAAGAACTTTTTAAAGCATGGACGGAAGCGGACCACCTTAAAGAATGGTGGCATCCCATGGACGATTCCTTAGAAGATGTAAAAAACGAATTACAGGAAGGCGGTGCGGTTGAATATCATTTCGCAGGCAGGAAGTTTGATGTAAAAGGAAATTACAAAGAGGTAAAACCAAACGAAAAACTGGTATATACCTGGGACTGGGAGTTTGAGGAAAATCTGAAAAACGAATCCTTTGTCCTCACTATTACTTTTGAATCCAATGAAAGCGGAAGCAGGCTGCATGTAAAACAGGAAGGCTTTAGAGACGAACAAGCGGTGGGGCCACATGAGGAGGCCTGGAAAAAGGGCTTGGAAGATCTTAAAGCACATCTTGAAAAATCATCCTCATCAGTAAGCGACAGTGTTAAAAGTGATGAAGGAATGAACGACAGATCGGGAGGATATAACGAATTACCCGAACAGGCCAAAGTAGGCGGCGCATAA
- a CDS encoding MBOAT family protein → MLFNSISFVFFFVIVTTLYFLLPHKYRWFLLLVASCIFYMAFVPVYILILGFTIVIDYFAGIYIEKAAGARRKLLLTVSLVANVGILAIFKYFNFISANLTDLLHTLGLPVSLPLLTILLPIGLSFHTFQAMSYTIEVYRGNQKALRDFGIYSLYVMFYPQLVAGPIERPQNLLHQFYEKHYFDAFRVTEGLKRMLWGMFKKIVIADRLSLYVDAVYNNVNHHSSITLIVATVFFAIQIYCDFSGYADIALGTAQVMGFNLMENFKRPYFSKSISEFWSRWHISLSTWFKDYLYISLGGNRVSVPRWYFNLFIVFLLSGLWHGANWTYLMWGAINGLYLIFALVLAKPKGYFNNFLGASRFPKVFSVFQILTTFALVCFSWIFFRANNIGDAFKIISKIFQFKGRLFMQEDIFYALTGIGILFITEYVSEYYPEKNYY, encoded by the coding sequence ATGTTATTTAATTCTATCTCATTTGTCTTCTTTTTTGTAATTGTTACCACATTATACTTTTTACTGCCCCACAAATACCGATGGTTTTTGCTGCTGGTTGCCAGTTGTATTTTTTATATGGCATTTGTGCCTGTATACATTCTGATACTCGGCTTCACGATCGTAATCGATTACTTTGCAGGAATTTACATTGAGAAAGCTGCCGGGGCGAGGCGAAAATTATTATTGACAGTCAGTTTGGTGGCTAATGTAGGAATTCTGGCCATTTTTAAGTATTTCAATTTTATTTCCGCAAACCTTACCGATTTATTACATACACTCGGCCTTCCGGTTTCCCTGCCTCTGCTAACGATCTTATTGCCAATCGGGCTTTCTTTCCATACTTTTCAGGCGATGAGCTACACCATTGAGGTGTACAGGGGCAACCAGAAAGCGTTACGGGATTTCGGGATTTATTCATTGTACGTGATGTTTTATCCTCAGCTGGTAGCCGGCCCGATCGAACGGCCACAAAATCTGCTTCACCAATTTTACGAAAAGCACTATTTTGATGCTTTCAGGGTTACCGAGGGTCTGAAGCGGATGTTATGGGGTATGTTCAAGAAAATTGTAATTGCAGATCGCCTTTCCTTATATGTAGATGCGGTTTACAATAATGTCAATCACCATTCTTCCATCACTTTAATAGTTGCCACGGTATTTTTTGCGATACAGATCTACTGCGATTTTTCCGGATATGCTGATATTGCGCTAGGTACAGCACAGGTAATGGGCTTCAATCTGATGGAGAATTTCAAACGTCCGTATTTTTCCAAATCCATTTCAGAATTCTGGTCGCGCTGGCATATATCCTTATCAACATGGTTTAAAGATTACCTGTATATTTCGCTGGGAGGCAACCGGGTTTCAGTTCCAAGGTGGTATTTCAACCTGTTCATTGTGTTTCTTTTAAGCGGGCTGTGGCATGGTGCAAACTGGACCTACCTGATGTGGGGAGCTATCAACGGATTATACCTGATTTTTGCGCTTGTGCTGGCCAAACCAAAGGGCTATTTTAACAATTTTCTTGGAGCTTCAAGGTTTCCAAAAGTATTCTCCGTATTCCAGATTTTAACAACTTTTGCGCTTGTATGCTTTTCCTGGATATTTTTCAGGGCAAACAATATAGGCGACGCATTTAAAATTATCTCAAAGATATTCCAGTTTAAAGGCAGGTTATTTATGCAGGAAGATATTTTTTATGCACTTACCGGAATCGGAATTCTATTCATTACCGAGTATGTGTCAGAGTATTATCCAGAGAAAAATTATTATTAA
- a CDS encoding response regulator transcription factor → MEAVRNILIVEDDELIAANIESGLKREGLAIAGIAGDLQSSVNIMKKKKVDLAVIDIELSGPEDGIDTAIELNKIKWIPVIYITGNKPLEIKDKLLKTFPAAFLEKPLSIRELFVQIGLALNNFYSGNIPNSNQIDSEHVFLPTYKGFIGVKVKEILFIQAERINSLLYLTENEHSRLFPGSRYEPVLVSTNKGSIFSILPLHFYQLSRSYVINLEQLYRFDSTRIFVHTFEIPIPEGKRKELMNRLLMVKS, encoded by the coding sequence ATGGAAGCTGTTAGAAATATACTGATCGTAGAAGACGATGAATTAATTGCTGCTAATATAGAATCCGGACTAAAACGGGAAGGATTAGCCATTGCCGGAATTGCTGGGGATTTGCAGTCGTCAGTGAATATAATGAAAAAGAAAAAGGTAGATCTTGCAGTAATTGATATCGAACTGAGCGGGCCGGAAGATGGAATAGATACAGCCATTGAGCTAAACAAAATCAAATGGATCCCTGTTATTTATATTACAGGAAACAAGCCACTCGAAATAAAAGATAAATTACTCAAAACATTTCCTGCTGCTTTTCTCGAAAAACCTTTAAGCATCAGGGAATTGTTTGTCCAGATAGGTTTGGCTCTGAATAATTTTTATTCCGGTAACATTCCCAATTCCAATCAAATAGATTCTGAACACGTATTTCTTCCTACTTATAAGGGATTCATTGGTGTTAAGGTGAAAGAAATTTTATTTATACAGGCAGAAAGAATCAATTCACTGCTTTATCTGACTGAAAACGAACATAGCCGGTTATTCCCGGGCAGCAGGTATGAACCAGTACTGGTTTCAACAAATAAAGGAAGTATATTTTCGATACTTCCTTTACATTTTTATCAGTTGTCAAGATCCTACGTTATTAATCTCGAACAATTATACCGTTTTGATTCAACCCGAATATTCGTGCACACTTTTGAAATTCCTATTCCGGAAGGCAAAAGAAAGGAGTTAATGAACAGGCTTTTAATGGTTAAAAGTTAA
- a CDS encoding sensor histidine kinase yields MVSKIYSTILIITVCFLLSANALIAQTNTIPASSQNIYERLLTTQKEYEIAITRGDTAEIGELCYLLGKRYINIGHFSKAQQWLVKSLNIRKPNGPSENIGKIYLRMSEIQIFQSDMDEAERYVHLAKNNFAKINSLKGLMGAYRISGDIQQTKWETDREKKNSGSLDSACFYYTKSLKIASDFNIQVDMAVSYQCLGKVFELKNDIDNSILYKQKALLIYHKEKLMNNIVDLSSQIASDLIRRGKFAAAKQWLDKALVANKSQSAHLGIQVSLYETLTIYYEKTGNWQKAISYQKQVRELQARQFENYRNEAVENINLVYENELKSAELIAHGKEKLLQLKNIQIQKRLTNITLTLFLVASVLGILFYMLFIKYRKLSIQNAYLVKEQNHRTKNNLQSVSDLLSLQLYSLSDPHAMAVMEESLLRVQAMTWVHRSLYQGDKLVDVDLRSYISGLVNGVLQSYKLEYVTVIYEIEDIWLHTDKAVSLGLIVNELTTNACKYAFSDNLNPTLAINCTLKSDSVFLSFYDNGPGFKNDKTQTNFGLRLISILLKRLKASGTFTTDSGCCFTLSFQAEPKHAVN; encoded by the coding sequence ATGGTTAGCAAAATTTACTCAACGATTCTCATCATCACAGTATGTTTTCTTCTGTCAGCAAATGCTCTGATTGCCCAAACCAACACCATTCCGGCTTCTTCCCAAAATATATATGAGAGGTTATTAACAACTCAAAAAGAATACGAAATCGCTATAACCCGTGGCGATACAGCTGAAATAGGAGAATTGTGTTACTTGCTTGGTAAGCGTTACATCAATATCGGCCATTTTTCCAAAGCGCAGCAATGGCTGGTTAAGTCGCTGAATATCAGAAAGCCTAACGGACCCTCAGAAAATATTGGAAAAATATATCTTCGAATGAGCGAAATACAGATCTTTCAATCTGATATGGACGAGGCGGAGAGATATGTACACCTGGCAAAAAATAACTTTGCAAAAATTAATTCTTTAAAGGGATTAATGGGAGCTTATCGCATTTCAGGTGATATTCAGCAAACAAAGTGGGAAACGGATCGGGAGAAAAAGAATTCTGGTTCTTTGGACAGTGCCTGTTTCTATTATACAAAATCGCTGAAAATCGCATCTGATTTTAATATTCAGGTCGATATGGCTGTATCCTACCAATGTCTGGGAAAAGTATTCGAATTGAAAAACGATATTGATAACAGCATCCTCTATAAACAAAAAGCATTGCTGATATATCATAAAGAAAAGTTAATGAACAATATAGTTGATCTGTCAAGCCAGATAGCCAGCGATTTAATCAGGCGTGGAAAATTTGCCGCTGCAAAACAATGGCTTGACAAAGCTTTGGTGGCGAACAAATCACAAAGCGCCCACCTTGGCATTCAGGTTTCATTATACGAAACGCTGACTATTTATTATGAAAAGACCGGGAACTGGCAAAAGGCAATATCTTATCAAAAACAGGTTAGGGAATTGCAGGCACGCCAATTCGAAAATTACCGGAACGAAGCAGTTGAGAATATAAACCTTGTCTACGAAAATGAACTGAAAAGTGCTGAGCTAATAGCTCACGGAAAAGAAAAACTTTTACAACTGAAAAATATACAGATTCAAAAAAGACTTACAAATATCACTTTAACTTTATTTCTGGTCGCGTCTGTTCTGGGAATCCTGTTTTATATGCTTTTTATAAAATACCGAAAACTGAGTATTCAAAATGCTTATTTGGTTAAGGAGCAGAATCACAGGACAAAAAATAATTTACAGTCTGTTTCGGATTTACTGAGTTTGCAATTGTATAGCTTGTCGGATCCGCATGCCATGGCTGTGATGGAAGAAAGTCTGTTGCGCGTCCAGGCCATGACCTGGGTACATCGTAGTTTATATCAGGGGGACAAGCTGGTGGATGTAGACTTACGCAGTTATATTTCAGGATTGGTAAATGGCGTATTGCAAAGTTATAAGCTGGAATATGTGACTGTTATTTATGAAATAGAGGATATCTGGTTGCACACGGATAAGGCGGTTTCTTTGGGATTAATTGTGAACGAACTTACTACAAATGCCTGTAAATATGCATTTTCTGATAATCTGAATCCTACACTTGCCATAAACTGTACTTTGAAATCGGATAGCGTATTTCTCAGTTTTTATGATAACGGCCCGGGTTTTAAAAATGATAAAACCCAGACAAATTTTGGGTTAAGATTAATAAGCATTCTATTAAAACGGTTAAAAGCATCCGGAACTTTCACCACGGATTCGGGATGTTGTTTCACGTTGTCATTCCAGGCTGAACCCAAACATGCTGTCAACTAA
- a CDS encoding YcxB family protein, with translation MIQISYKLTEKEVHQSLLDISNSRFITKLLRIVGSILLAVMVYITTARLINGTLNFSLYYAFPFFLAIYLTFVSEITAKIQASNLVKKKNPFIELTMVKIYETGFKVKGETYNKQLVWNKLNSIVETKEFFILKETEIMASVLPKRVFTPEETTEFKNLIRTITGPKIININSR, from the coding sequence ATGATCCAAATCAGTTACAAGCTTACAGAGAAGGAGGTTCACCAAAGTTTACTCGATATATCCAATTCACGGTTTATTACAAAATTGTTAAGAATCGTGGGAAGTATTCTTTTAGCTGTAATGGTTTATATTACAACCGCGAGGCTTATTAACGGTACTTTAAATTTTAGCCTTTATTATGCGTTTCCGTTTTTTTTGGCTATCTACCTGACTTTCGTTTCGGAAATTACAGCCAAAATTCAGGCTTCAAACCTGGTGAAAAAGAAAAATCCTTTTATAGAGCTTACTATGGTTAAAATCTATGAAACTGGTTTTAAAGTCAAAGGCGAGACTTATAATAAGCAGCTAGTCTGGAATAAATTAAATTCCATTGTGGAAACAAAGGAATTTTTTATTTTAAAAGAGACGGAAATTATGGCAAGTGTACTTCCAAAAAGAGTTTTTACCCCCGAAGAAACGACTGAATTTAAAAACTTGATCCGCACGATTACAGGCCCAAAAATAATTAACATCAACTCCAGATAA
- a CDS encoding SOS response-associated peptidase family protein translates to MIFQKRTLQKIFSGLPVPTKRFFCIGGIYSRWINPADNSEWFTYSMVMTDANSIMQIVHNSAWRMPVVLNREEEKEWLNGRNKDDFANRDHIELIAKLVSKLGDL, encoded by the coding sequence CTGATCTTTCAAAAAAGAACGCTCCAAAAAATATTTTCAGGCTTACCCGTCCCGACGAAGAGGTTTTTTTGTATCGGAGGCATTTATTCGCGCTGGATCAATCCGGCTGATAATTCGGAGTGGTTTACTTATTCAATGGTCATGACCGATGCTAATTCCATTATGCAAATTGTACATAACAGTGCCTGGCGAATGCCTGTTGTATTAAATCGTGAAGAAGAAAAGGAATGGCTGAATGGCAGAAATAAAGACGATTTTGCAAACCGGGACCATATTGAACTGATTGCAAAACTTGTTAGTAAACTCGGGGATTTATAG
- a CDS encoding SOS response-associated peptidase family protein: MCYHKGLIAAAPVVEKRFEAKFENPNLYKPVVHSNGFQFPLDWVITRKDPHQIKSYRWGLIPHWARSVEEAKKIRAGTLNARLDTLDTLPSFRDAVKFRCLIPVSHFYEYQWTDLSKKNAPKNIFRLTRPDEEVFLYRRHLFALDQSG, translated from the coding sequence ATGTGTTATCACAAAGGATTAATTGCCGCAGCGCCGGTTGTTGAAAAACGATTTGAGGCTAAATTTGAGAACCCTAACTTATATAAACCGGTAGTACATTCCAACGGATTTCAATTTCCTCTCGACTGGGTAATCACCCGTAAAGATCCGCATCAGATCAAAAGTTACCGCTGGGGCCTCATTCCTCACTGGGCAAGAAGTGTCGAGGAAGCTAAGAAGATCCGGGCGGGAACATTAAATGCGCGCCTGGACACACTGGATACTTTACCATCATTTCGTGATGCTGTCAAATTTCGCTGCTTAATTCCTGTAAGCCATTTTTACGAATACCAATGGACTGATCTTTCAAAAAAGAACGCTCCAAAAAATATTTTCAGGCTTACCCGTCCCGACGAAGAGGTTTTTTTGTATCGGAGGCATTTATTCGCGCTGGATCAATCCGGCTGA
- a CDS encoding response regulator: protein MSINVLYVDHEINNLNSFMATFRKDADVFLSESTVDGFKILKEKQIDIVFADHQMPGTTGVEFFEQITDQFPETIRVLLTCHAYKEEFRSAIKSGYIHYYVNKPWDEEELRMLIATCLVSR, encoded by the coding sequence ATGAGTATAAATGTTCTGTATGTGGATCATGAAATTAATAATCTGAATTCATTTATGGCCACCTTCCGAAAGGATGCAGATGTGTTTTTATCCGAAAGCACGGTTGATGGATTTAAGATTCTAAAAGAAAAACAAATTGACATTGTATTTGCAGATCATCAGATGCCGGGAACAACTGGTGTTGAGTTTTTTGAGCAGATCACCGACCAATTTCCTGAAACGATCCGTGTCCTGCTAACCTGTCATGCTTACAAGGAAGAATTCAGGTCTGCCATCAAATCGGGTTATATACATTACTATGTAAACAAGCCATGGGATGAAGAAGAATTACGAATGTTAATTGCTACTTGTTTGGTTTCCAGATAA
- a CDS encoding metallophosphoesterase, with translation MKIYLRLSILLLLVVLTSCDGLFQYNPNQIILKESEKNLNAKNIALVQALPVRDTLKFILVGDTQRWYDESADFVKSANSRKDISFVLHSGDISDFGLTQEFIWVNEIMQKLKYPYLTVIGNHDIVANGPLVYNKMYGALNYSF, from the coding sequence TTGAAAATTTATTTACGATTGTCAATCCTGCTTTTATTAGTAGTATTGACTTCCTGCGATGGCCTCTTTCAATACAATCCCAATCAGATTATTTTAAAGGAAAGCGAAAAGAACCTGAACGCCAAAAACATTGCTCTTGTACAGGCCCTGCCAGTCCGTGATACGCTAAAATTTATTCTTGTAGGCGATACCCAGCGCTGGTATGACGAATCTGCCGATTTTGTAAAAAGTGCCAATAGCCGGAAAGATATTTCCTTTGTGCTGCACTCCGGCGACATCTCCGATTTTGGCCTTACACAGGAATTTATCTGGGTTAATGAGATCATGCAAAAATTAAAGTATCCATATCTCACTGTAATTGGCAATCACGATATTGTGGCAAACGGCCCCTTGGTTTACAATAAAATGTATGGTGCCCTGAATTATTCCTTCTGA
- a CDS encoding cation diffusion facilitator family transporter, giving the protein MAKNNKSIYSALAANVLIAVTKFIAGAYSNSSSMISEGIHSLVDTINQLLLLYGLKRSKKPADKLRPFGYGKELYFWSFIVSILIFGLGGGISIYEGIDHFIHPEPLGDPTWNYVVLGFSILLEGWSLFVAIKEFDKVRNGLTWWNAIVKSKDPSSFLVLFEDGAAVLGLLIVSVFMLIGHNFDMAYLDGVASVLVGLLLVFVSAILARESRSLLMGEGLTPETQNRIKAIAEKDKGVIGVLNILSTYQSPEEVLLMLICVFEPDNDTEDITDSIVRIKTNIQQEFPLIRYIIIQPQMAEMAGN; this is encoded by the coding sequence ATGGCCAAGAACAATAAGTCGATTTATAGCGCTCTGGCTGCTAATGTACTGATTGCTGTAACCAAATTTATTGCTGGCGCATATTCCAACAGTTCTTCGATGATATCGGAAGGGATACATTCCCTGGTCGATACCATCAACCAGCTTCTGCTGCTTTATGGCCTGAAACGCAGCAAAAAACCAGCTGACAAATTGCGGCCGTTTGGTTACGGCAAAGAACTTTATTTCTGGTCGTTCATCGTATCAATCCTGATTTTCGGTCTGGGTGGCGGCATATCCATTTATGAAGGAATTGATCACTTTATTCACCCGGAACCGCTGGGTGACCCAACCTGGAATTATGTCGTTTTGGGATTTTCAATTCTGCTTGAAGGCTGGTCGCTGTTTGTAGCCATCAAAGAATTCGACAAAGTAAGAAATGGGTTAACCTGGTGGAATGCCATCGTTAAAAGTAAAGATCCTTCCAGTTTCCTCGTGCTGTTCGAAGATGGTGCAGCGGTACTTGGACTATTGATTGTATCAGTTTTCATGCTTATCGGCCATAACTTTGACATGGCTTATCTGGATGGAGTTGCTTCTGTTTTGGTTGGCTTATTGCTCGTGTTTGTATCCGCCATATTAGCCAGGGAAAGCCGGAGCCTGCTTATGGGAGAAGGCCTGACTCCGGAAACCCAAAACAGGATTAAAGCAATTGCCGAAAAAGACAAAGGTGTGATCGGCGTACTAAATATCCTCTCAACTTACCAGTCGCCCGAGGAAGTCCTGCTAATGCTCATCTGTGTTTTTGAACCGGATAATGATACGGAGGACATTACAGATTCGATTGTCCGTATCAAAACAAATATCCAGCAGGAATTTCCATTAATTCGCTACATCATTATTCAGCCTCAGATGGCTGAAATGGCTGGAAACTAG
- a CDS encoding PadR family transcriptional regulator, with protein MRRTYLGEFEEIVLLMVAILDGEAYGVTINQEIEQQTGRKVTFGTVHNTLIRLEEKGFLSSQLGGATTERGGRRKRIFTVTVLGSKALQEIQQLRNDLWQLLPAHLQLNGL; from the coding sequence ATGAGAAGAACCTACCTCGGAGAATTTGAAGAGATTGTTTTGCTAATGGTGGCCATTCTCGATGGTGAGGCTTATGGCGTTACTATCAACCAGGAAATAGAACAGCAAACCGGGCGGAAAGTAACATTCGGCACCGTTCATAATACACTGATCCGTCTTGAAGAAAAAGGATTTTTATCCTCACAGCTTGGCGGTGCAACTACCGAACGGGGTGGACGGCGCAAACGGATATTTACCGTTACTGTATTGGGAAGCAAAGCCTTACAGGAAATTCAGCAACTACGCAATGATCTCTGGCAGTTACTTCCTGCACATCTCCAATTAAACGGATTATGA